ttggtGAGAACGTTTGTCCCAAGAcgttttatcttttttttttacaattattaatttatttatatttttgtttttatgctCTTATCtcgttattttattattattttctcttttatgtatattatttcttactgtattttattttttattttattatttatttcatccatccaaaaaattagtgattcttttcattttagtttgtcctataAACATagtctattttattttaagtaatttctttatttttaatattaacaatattctaataactttttcttttttttttctcttactgtattattttcacattaaaattcgtgttgTATCAAAAATTTATCGTTATGGAACATaaagagtataatttattaatttaactcACTGAATACCACTATTTGAATTCCTGTGCCTAATTAGAAATATTTCACTTAGATTgttaaattattcaaaacaCAGCAATCATACCTCCGAAAATATGCAACTATAGTTTTTGTTTCATTCggttttagtaattaaatttgaaaatttagaaataataatagtatttcttCCTTTCCATAAAATAGTATTTTGGTATTCGATgactttttttctatataataaggtaaatttaattttacactaacaaaactcaaatcaatttttttaaattttattttactttttcaaaatGTATGTCATAAATGTCATCCTAGTGTGTATTTCGTGGAATGAAAgaagtaatataaaattaaaaattaataaaaaagaagaatgtgATCAAACTTATggaacaataataataaagttgactaaaattaaaaatataaaataaaatatgattttcaTGTAGACCGACCAATGCACCACAGtctccaaattttaaaatataggaGCACCCATCTTATATCAGGGTACATTCAAACTACTGTATTAGGTGATTCCTTAAGGATGAACAACCTCTATATCGTACTCAAGAATATCATCTCCATTGGTATTGTTCAAGAAATAAGTCTTGACAAAAACAGTCCCTTGAGCTCTCCTAAACCTTCCTCTTCCCCCGACCACCGCCATCTCACGGGGGTTCTCCGTTATGGGGTTCCTCCAGAACACGCTCAACGAGCTCCCGTTGAACGCCCCCGTAGTGAATGCGAGATCCACGTACAACACCAACGATGGAATCTGTCCCTGGCTCGACGACAGATACATCCCCTGAGCGTTTCCGACCACCGCCGACGTGATCTCCGGCCCCTCCGTCAGCAAGTCGTCGATGGCGTAGACGGACCCGAAGCCAATCGGATTGTTCTCCTGCCCGGGTGGGCCTGCAATGCGGACCGCGGACGGGTTGGATCCGCTTAGGATATCGTGGATGAAGAAATGGAGGTGTGTTTTCTGCAGCTGGACAGGCTCGTACGTTGAGCTTTGCGAGTAGGACTTTGAGAGGGCTGTGCTTGCGCATGAGGAGAGGACAAGAAGAATGCCggagaaataattaatttctccATTGCTCTTGATATGAtaattctcttcttcttctttttttttttttgttttgttttgtgtggtGTGTTCTGTTGAGAGGGGGTTCGTTATTTATAGCGATTTAGCGAATGTATGGTTTTTGGAAGAGTTAGATTAGTGAACATCttttattatcataaatatatattccatatATATGTCAAATTTGGAAAATTGTAATTATTGAGATTCccataattatatcaaatcATTAATTACAAATGTATCAGTGCtggattttgaaaattttgaaagttcTCAAAACTGAATTTGGAAAATTTCGAAAAGTTTCAAAACTGAATTTTGAACAtagtgtaaaaaaaaaattaacgagTGAATGAAACacgtttaaattttttaacatttgaaaatcCCCTCAAATTCGACAGAGtgtatttactaaaaaaatatttccgATGTTATTATTGTGCATGCCTCGCGTCgcaattaatatatatagtacatgtCGTATATTTCGGATTCAAAAACACGATCACCCCAAACTTTGTTTTGGCACGTTTTCACAAGTATAATTTAGCTACTCAATCTCAACAAACTCGCTAACTCaactatttaataaataataattaaatgaaaaccTATGAAAATGAACAATAAAACTCCAACATATGCACATTAGACACCATCAAACATATTAACCACAAGTTTATCACATATCtagaagaaattttttataacttatgaataaatattttgtcatttaataggaaattttttatttatatagtatattgaTGATATTGTTTCACTTTTGAAGTAGATATGttcttaattatatactgtatttgtatttgtaatgTTTGTACCCACTCTCGTCTCCAATAGATGTCTCATTTTGACAattgtgaattttaaaaattggtgAACTATGTGAAGGAGTACAATGTGGGGTCACTAACTaaactaaaattagtaaaaatgaaacgaaatatttattgaggtcgtccaaataagaaaatataggACATTTAATAGGGACCAAATGGaatattagatattcaaaagatattaatcaacatttatatgctaagtttaataaaaaaatattttatgttttttatgtataatagTTTTGATACGGAGTAACacgtatttaaatattttttaaaaataactcaatGACGGTAAAACAATTCAATTATCTActaacaacttttttttctttgcatatatataattattatttttctaaaatacattaatttaaagATTATTCTCTTATAAGGGCAGAGATTGCatttaaaagtttatttttgtttataaatacaCACTTGACCATTTATACTCCAACTTTAGGGATGCGATCATATgataacccatatttatggtgattaTCTAATAACCTATCATTCTATGGAcgaaatatatcattttatagattaaaagtatcattttatgcatgctgaaaaaatatcattttatagtgtataaataccatttttagtaaaaataatatttttgatccataaaatgatagggtattaggttatcaccataggatcctattctaatgcttatagcaccctaatccaaaatcaagactaaatctccaccattggattttaaaatgagtggaagagattaaagctcacaaatctcaataaatagtagacaaaatatcaacaaaagggtaatatcgtcattatgttattatatgataattttcgtgggtgtttttttatatcaacattgtgtattacaaatatcaacaatatgacattagaatatcaatacaagaacaagaaaatatcaacacatttttattgagattggacatgcataatattgagattttgcctacaatatattgtgattttttgttgcatttgttgataaaagctaACTTTATCAACAcgtaaaaattgaaatataatttatcaaatttcattacCCGAACATCGtaggaacatatgcaattgagatctcgttggaatccttattaaattatctttaatttgatatattttttgcgaaaaaataatttaaattgagagagttacgtaaatttaaagatttgagatgattttgaggagagagaaagtagttagttataattactacatataacatttgacattaatacccttttaatttaattaataattatttaaatttaaaatatattacacttgacattatattaaccacaagatcttctaatctaatggttgaaaatttatctcaatttgggattgataattagttagcaattgatcacgtTCATTCTAGAGGAATTATgagaattattaaaaacaaatcaaagatATTACAAACGGAACGGAAAGATAGAAAAGATCTTGATAGATAAGGAAACCCTAGATATCTACTATAATTCTATAATTTCCTTGTCCCCCCGATTAGGTCTTTGAAGCGTAAGTTTAGTTTGgggtaattaaataaaataaaattgaaatagggCTATGGCGATGGTGTGTGTTGATGATGACAGATCCGGATCCCTCTCTTAATCttaatcttaattttaatCTTACTCCGGCCGAGAGAGGCGAAAGTGAGGTGGTGACACATCCGCCCAAGAGACTGCACCAAtcggatttggatttggatttggatttgaattCGGATTCGGGTTCCTCATCTGATGTACATTCTCCTTTTTTACTTTGCTTATAATTACAtctgattttatattttgtttttgtttttgttttcgcCACAGGAAATATTTAACAGATATCCAGATTTTCTAGAAAAAGAAGCAGAATATAGTGATGAAGAGAGTGATGAAGAGGTTTTGGTGACAGATGAAGTTAGAAATAGTGAAGAATACAAGGAATACCGCCGACTCATTGACCAAAGTGAGGTAATATAAcaactactactccctccgtcccctattaagagtcactctttgatctggcacgggttttaagataCAATAATGTTATGTGGTCATAATGTGGCTGGCCACACGGTggcatttttgtaaataattgaaaagtataatataataaaataatagttttagATAGTGCTTATGTACTTTTACATAATCACCCTTTTACTTTAATTGTGGGGGGTtgtacatttcattttaaatatttgaaatcaatCTCTCTCTACACTAATTATAACCatatttcctaaaattaattattatcggatctttatatacataaatatcgTAGTACAATAAAGTTAATGCTCATACTATTTCTAGTAAGACTAAATATTTGTCCCACAAATCGACTTGGACTCGTAATATAAAAACATGATAGTAAGatgtgaatataaaaaaaatctaaattagtttaattaatttttgtcgcaatttttaaaatcatcaattatattttaattttaatatatcttttcaattgtcccattttatttatatttgaaaaattgtGTATGATGTGGAAAACGAAgtctatgatttttttttgcaaatttatatatcacCAGTATAaatcattgttttttaaatgaagAATATAGAATATAAGAGTATGCTAAAGTATGTACGTTTATTGCATATATtgaaactttccatttttaattaaacattttttcatttagaaAAGTTTAACTATAGCTGAGtgaattttatagtatatgttataatacatattttttcactcttaatttattttatctcttactttactcactattttattcattttataattttattttctcttttactttattaccTATCCCTTAACACATtaaacattcattttttaaactttgataaaaaaaaaggatatcAGCTATATAGGAATGGAGAAAATAACATTTCCGTTTTTTAATTGGAAATATCTTAAgtaccatttttttaaattccatTTCCACCTCCTTAATTTAATCACCtctaaaaacaaatatattgtACTATAACTAAGGTCATGTTTATTTGATGGAAAAGTAAAGTCGCAGAAAAAATTATTCCTAAATAGTACTACCTCCATCTCATTCAAGATGTctacatttcctttttagtttgtctcactcaagatgtctagattttacatttataataaaaaatgggtcGAATAAGAGTGGTTATCACATAAGGATGTATCATATCATTTcccataattatatattgtatatatacttagtacacaaattaatatttcttttatatgctataaaattattaatttatatttttaaaagtaattgataacatcaaaatatgatAGGGTACTAATCACATGAAAtgtgtatattattattattattattattattattattattattattattattattattattattattaattattatttttcaaaacgagtgtgcaaaatgaaatgcctctattactatggaacggagggagtataattttaaacgATTAAATGTAATCTAcgtaattattattattattatttattattattgtttttgctATTGTCGTAGACTTTATTATAGTgtcaaaacattattttttaaatcatcaataatttcaaatattaactttgtattttactttacattaaatttatattaatttatcatattaGTGCAAAACGTGTCACTACACATTAGACCTGTACATTAaaggaatttaaatattatgttatactccatttacttaatattgttaattatttttaaaattaaaaatctgaaaaaataagaaaagaaatactcaTAAGTATAAAGCTACTACATTTTATAGAAGGCTAAGTAAAATATTGTTGGATGAATTAAGGCAAGGGGTAGCATAgtcttgaaaattttgatactttCTAAGTGCATTAAATGactcaattttcaaattaaaaatctgaTTATGGCCAGCCATAATGTCGCCATTTAGCATCACtctttaagaaatgtaaaaaaaagttggttgaaaatattaagagtcactctttgaccgggcacgggtttt
The nucleotide sequence above comes from Salvia hispanica cultivar TCC Black 2014 chromosome 5, UniMelb_Shisp_WGS_1.0, whole genome shotgun sequence. Encoded proteins:
- the LOC125189373 gene encoding dirigent protein 4-like, whose protein sequence is MARQKVKGIKGHAGRLAAGTALSKSYSQSSTYEPVQLQKTHLHFFIHDILSGSNPSAVRIAGPPGQENNPIGFGSVYAIDDLLTEGPEITSAVVGNAQGMYLSSSQGQIPSLVLYVDLAFTTGAFNGSSLSVFWRNPITENPREMAVVGGRGRFRRAQGTVFVKTYFLNNTNGDDILEYDIEVVHP